CGGAAGCGATTCGTCGTGGCGTCGCTGATAGGGAGCCTCACGCTGCTGGCGATCCTGCTGTACGTGATCGGACGGCTGCGACTCCTCCGAACGGAGATGACCGAACTCAACCGCGCCCTATCGGTCGATCAGGCCCCGGAGACCGACGGCGGGACCGAGCAACTGTACGTCGTTATTCCAGCGTACAACGAGGGCGATACCATCCGCTCGGTAGTCGACTCCCTGCCCGAGCGGGTCTGCGGGTACGAGGTCCAGCCGTTGGTCGTCTGTGACGGCTGTGTCGACGATACCGCCGAACAGGCTCAATACAGCGGCGCGACCGTCGTCGAACACCACGTCAACCAGGGCCAGGGTGGGGCGCTCAAGACTGGCTTCGAGATTGCCATCGAGAACGATGCCGCCATCGTCGTGACGATGGACGCCGACGGCCAGCACCCCGCCGACGAACTGGACCGACTGGTCCGACCGATCGTTGAGGATCGCGCCGACTACGTGATGGGATCGCGCTACCTCGGCATCGACGAGTCCGGCAACGGCACCGTCCGTGAAGCCGGTATCCAGTTTTTCACTCGGGTGATCAACGTTCTCACGAAGTCCGATATCACTGACTGCACCAATGGCTACCGGGCGATCCGCGGGTTGATGCTTGAAGACCTGACGCTGACTGAAGAGCGGTTCAGCGCCCCCGAACTGATCATCGAAGCCCGCAAGAACGGCCTCCGGATCGAGGAGATTCCAGTGACTATCGAAGAACGTGAGGCCGGCGAGACCAAGAAGCCACAGGTCGGGTACGCACTCGGGCTCTCGCGGACGATACTGGCGACGTGGATCCGGTGATTGCGGACGCGTCGACGCTCCCTTTAGCAGGGGCCACGCGCCGAAGAGACAGATTTGTATAGCAGTCCGCACCTGAAATCGACAAACAATGAGTCAACCGACGTTCTCCGTTGTCTTTCTCACCTGGAACCCCGGGGACCGGATCGCTAACTCTATTCGGTCCGTTTTTTCCC
The window above is part of the Halosimplex rubrum genome. Proteins encoded here:
- a CDS encoding glycosyltransferase family 2 protein — encoded protein: MVTTTELLFLGVAAFVLLWGFERYRVRFVRTDLVIASVVAGGLAAFVLVPGLFYSIGNVFDIRKRFVVASLIGSLTLLAILLYVIGRLRLLRTEMTELNRALSVDQAPETDGGTEQLYVVIPAYNEGDTIRSVVDSLPERVCGYEVQPLVVCDGCVDDTAEQAQYSGATVVEHHVNQGQGGALKTGFEIAIENDAAIVVTMDADGQHPADELDRLVRPIVEDRADYVMGSRYLGIDESGNGTVREAGIQFFTRVINVLTKSDITDCTNGYRAIRGLMLEDLTLTEERFSAPELIIEARKNGLRIEEIPVTIEEREAGETKKPQVGYALGLSRTILATWIR